The following are from one region of the Channa argus isolate prfri chromosome 6, Channa argus male v1.0, whole genome shotgun sequence genome:
- the LOC137129282 gene encoding olfactory receptor 2AT4-like: MLEGNHSTVTEFFLTGFPGLPPQYQGLVSAVLFLVYFVTLLGNATVLFLFATDRSLHKPMYYIILNLSACDILFSTTTLPKIITKYWFQSGTISFTACFVQMYFVHYLGTVNSYILFLMALDRYVAICHPLRYSLVLKNSTILILSITAWVVGKAGALMLVIRAYPLPYCASNIINHCFCDHIGITSLACTDRTSYSFPAFVNAMVMLLGPLTFIFCSYCCIIVAVLKIANLQGRLKTLSTCSAQLIIILLYYVYVNILACVGKVTVMFKLLCLKRFLGESLHSKFV; the protein is encoded by the coding sequence ATGTTGGAGGGAAATCACAGCACAGTGACTGAGTTTTTTCTTACTGGATTCCCTGGACTTCCTCCACAGTACCAAGGCCTTGTCTCCGCTGTATTGTTCCTagtttattttgtaacattattGGGCAATGCtacagttctttttttgtttgcaacCGACCGCAGCCTTCACAAGCCAATGTATTATATAATTCTAAATCTGAGTGCATGTGACATTCTCTTTAGCACAACCACTTTACCTAAGATCATCACTAAGTACTGGTTTCAATCAGGAACCATCTCATTCACTGCTTGTTTTGTCCAGATGTACTTTGTTCACTATCTGGGCACAGTAAATTCCTATATTCTCTTCCTAATGGCTTTAGATAGGTATGTGGCTATCTGCCACCCTCTCAGATATTCACTTGTTCTCAAAAACTCCACTATCCTCATTCTCAGTATCACTGCCTGGGTTGTTGGCAAGGCAGGTGCTTTAATGTTAGTTATCAGGGCATATCCTCTTCCCTACTGTGCCTCAAACATAATCAATCACTGCTTCTGTGATCATATTGGTATAACAAGCCTGGCATGCACCGATAGAACCTCTTATAGCTTCCCTGCTTTTGTAAATGCAATGGTTATGCTATTGGGGCCtcttacatttatattttgttcatATTGCTGTATAATTGTTGCCGTCCTTAAGATAGCAAATTTACAAGGTCGCCTAAAGACTCTGTCCACATGTAGTGCTCAACTAATTATAATCTTACTCTATTATGTATATGTAAATATCTTAGCATGTGTGGGTAAAGTCACTGTCATGTTCAAGCTGCTGTGCCTGAAAAGGTTTCTAGGGGAATCATTGCATTcaaaatttgtttaa
- the LOC137129082 gene encoding olfactory receptor 51E2-like: protein MITNFTSMKNFLIVGFPGLSPQHNGPVSALLFVIYLAIVVGNIFILAFVAYEKSLQKPTYLVFCHLALNDLTFGTVTLPKIITKYWFDDNTISFYGCFAQMFFVHYLGSASSFILLVMALDRFIAVCIPLRYPLLITNNIISVLCGFAWFIPLPLMVAVVLHVLTLSFCKSNVIAQCYCDHISITRQACGDDVKTVEVTSLCVAMFCLLVPLAFILFSYISIIVIILKMTNAAGRQKTLSTCTPQIFITCLFYLPRCFVYVASTIGFSFSLDVRILLILLYSLFPAAVNPLIYCLKTKDIKQMLMRRLQT from the coding sequence ATGATTACCAATTTTACAAGTATGAAAAACTTCTTAATTGTTGGATTCCCTGGACTTTCACCTCAGCATAATGGGCCTGTGTCAGCtctgctttttgttatttacttAGCTATTGTTGTGgggaatattttcattttagcatttgttGCTTATGAGAAGTCCCTACAAAAGCCAACTTATCTTGTTTTTTGTCACCTAGCACTAAATGACTTAACATTTGGCACAGTGACTCTCCCTAAGATCATAACAAAATACTGGTTTGATGATAACACTATTTCTTTTTATGGATGCTTTGCACAGATGTTCTTTGTTCACTATTTAGGATCAGCATCTTCTTTCATCTTGTTGGTAATGGCTCTTGATCGATTTATTGCAGTATGTATTCCACTGCGTTATCCTCTCTTAATCACAAACAACATCATATCTGTGCTCTGTGGGTTTGCTTGGTTCATACCTCTGCCTTTGATGGTGGCTGTTGTACTTCATGTCCTCACTTTAAGTTTCTGTAAATCAAATGTCATTGCTCAGTGCTACTGTGACCACATTTCTATCACAAGACAAGCATGTGGTGATGATGTTAAAACAGTTGAAGTCACGTCTTTGTGTGTAGCCATGTTCTGCCTTCTTGTTCctcttgcatttattttattttcatacatcTCCAtcattgtgattattttaaaaatgaccaatGCCGCAGGCCGCCAAAAAACCTTATCAACTTGTACCCCACAGATATTCATTACATGCCTTTTCTATCTACCCAGGTGTTTTGTCTATGTGGCGAGTACTATaggtttttctttcagtttggaTGTTCGCATTTTATTAATACTCTTGTACAGTCTTTTTCCTGCTGCGGTTAATCCACTCATATATTGTCTCAAGACTAAAGACATCAAGCAGATGTTGATGAGGAGACTGCAGACCTAG
- the LOC137128991 gene encoding olfactory receptor 52E8-like — MFYTNVTRIKDFFIHGFPGLPPDYYGPVSVLLFVLYLAIAVGNILILVVVKCERFLHKPTYLIFCHLALTDLAFGTVTLPKIISKYWFNDSIISFYGCFVQMYFVHSLGAVHSFILMVMALDRFIAICAPLRYAVLFTNTTVSVLCGISWIMPMSWMVGIVLDALNLPFCDSNIILQCYCDHMSITVLACANVQALWLAAFGLAMFSLLLPLCFIIFSYFVIIVVVARISTSEGRTKTLSTCTPQLLITLLYYMPRCFMYMANILGFTFSLPVRVVVIMVYSISPAAVNPIIYCFKTNDIKENLKKTFFIRKINICAAPE, encoded by the coding sequence ATGTTTTACACTAATGTAACAaggataaaagatttcttcatCCACGGATTTCCTGGACTTCCTCCAGATTATTATGGACCCGTTTCTGTCCTGCTTTTTGTACTTTACTTGGCTATAGCTGTAGGAAATATACTAATTTTAGTAGTTGTTAAATGTGAGAGATTTCTTCACAAACCCACATATCTGATCTTTTGCCATCTGGCATTAACTGACTTAGCATTTGGGACTGTTACTCTACCAAAGATTATATCAAAATATTGGTTCAATGACagcatcatttcattttatggTTGCtttgtacaaatgtattttgttcatTCTTTAGGGGCTGTTCATTCTTTCATTCTGATGGTGATGGCTCTTGATCGTTTTATTGCGATTTGTGCTCCACTGCGTTACGCAGTTCTTTTTACAAACACCACAGTTTCTGTGCTTTGTGGAATATCATGGATTATGCCAATGTCGTGGATGGTGGGTATAGTCTTAGACGCTCTTAATTTGCCTTTCTGTGAttcaaacataattttgcaGTGCTACTGTGACCATATGTCAATAACAGTGCTTGCATGTGCAAATGTACAAGCACTATGGTTAGCTGCATTTGGACTTgccatgttttctttgttgctgCCTCTATGTTTTATTATCTTCTCCTATTTTGtcatcattgttgttgttgcacgTATATCCACCTCTGAGGGCCGCACCAAGACTCTGTCTACCTGTACACCACAGCTTCTCATCACTCTTCTGTATTATATGCCAAGATGCTTCATGTACATGGcaaatattttaggttttactTTCAGTCTCCCAGTTCGTGTTGTTGTCATCATGGTGTACAGTATTTCACCTGCTGCTGTCAACCCAATTATATACTGTTTCAAAACAAACGATATCAaagaaaaccttaaaaaaacattttttattagaaaaattaATATCTGCGCAGCACCTGAATAA
- the LOC137129020 gene encoding olfactory receptor 52B2-like, whose amino-acid sequence MSGVEKVQPAFQPSALALILKHTNITTINDFIIVGFPGLPPEYYGPVSALLLLIFLAIVVGNASILAVIIFERTLHKPMYWVIFHLAMTDLTFGIVTIPKVLARYWWNDMITSFGACFTQMYFVHSLAAFNSSVLMIMAFDRFVAIWLPFRYPVLITNKTICVACSLCCTVTFIRMLGLVLHASSLPYCNLNVITQIYCDHLSVTQLGCGENVIYVKFIAFVNSMFSLLGPLTIIIFSYTSVVIATLKMSEKRHKILSTCAPQIFITCIYYVPRCFVYIANNLGLNFSTDARVIITTMYSLIPCAVNPLVYCFKTQDIKEVLIKRFKRRKVCIVFKTDFKHNIS is encoded by the coding sequence ATGTCTGGGGTTGAGAAGGTCCAGCCGGCCTTTCAACCTAGTGCACTAGCATTAATTTTGAAACACACTAATATTACCACTATAAATGACTTTATTATTGTTGGATTCCCTGGACTTCCCCCTGAGTATTATGGGCCTGTGTCGGCTCTTCTCCTTCTCATTTTTCTAGCTATTGTTGTTGGAAATGCTTCCATCTTAGCTGTTATTATATTTGAGCGGACTCTTCACAAACCAATGTACTGGGTCATTTTTCACCTTGCAATGACAGACCTCACCTTTGGGATTGTGACCATTCCAAAAGTCCTCGCCAGATACTGGTGGAATGACATGATCACGTCATTCGGAGCCTGTTTTACACAGATGTATTTTGTACATTCTTTAGCCGCTTTTAATTCTTCTGTCTTGATGATTATGGCTTTTGATCGCTTTGTTGCCATATGGCTTCCTTTCCGATATCCTGTTCTGATTACAAACAAAACCATTTGTGTTGCATGTAGCCTGTGCTGCACAGTGACATTCATACGTATGTTGGGGCTTGTGCTCCATGCTTCATCTTTGCCTTACTGCAATCTAAATGTCATTACACAGATCTACTGTGATCATTTATCAGTAACTCAACTGGGTTGTGGTGAAAATGTTATATATGTTAAATTTATTGCATTTGTAAATTCCATGTTCAGTCTCCTGGGTCCTTTAACAATCATAATTTTTTCCTATACATCTGTTGTCATAGCTACTTTGAAAATGTCTGAGAAGCGACACAAAATCCTGTCCACCTGTGCTCCTCAGATTTTTATTACTTGCATTTATTATGTGCCTAGATGTTTTGTATATATTGCCAACAATTTGGGATTAAATTTTAGCACAGATGCTCGTGTCATTATAACAACAATGTACAGCCTCATACCTTGTGCAGTTAATCCATTGGTATATTGTTTCAAGACTCAGGACATTAAAGAGGTTTTGATAAAGagatttaaaagaagaaaagtatgCATTGTCTTCAAAACGGACTTTAAACATAACATTAGTTAA
- the LOC137129283 gene encoding olfactory receptor 52E8-like — protein sequence MYNNVTRIKDFFILGFPGLSPEYYGPVSVLLFVLYLVIAVGNLFILVVVKCERSLHKPTYLIFCHLALTDLAFGTVTLPKIISKYWFNDSIISFYGCFVQIYFVHSLGAVHSFILMVMALDRLIAVCAPLRYTVLFTNTIVSVLCGISWILPMSWMVGLVLDAANLPFCNSNIIVQCNCELIATISLACANVQAVWAVAFGLAMFSLLLPLGFVIMSYFIIIVVVTRISSSDGRIRTLSTCTPQLLITFLYYMPRCFMYMANDAGLPINPPLRIVVVMLYSHLPPAVNPMIYCLKTKGMKDNLRKKTFIRKFYISTKKSMKYNI from the coding sequence ATGTACAATAATGTAACAAGGATAAAAGATTTTTTCATCCTTGGATTTCCTGGACTTTCTCCAGAGTATTATGGACCTGTGTCTGTCCTGCTTTTTGTACTCTATCTGGTTATAGCTGTAGGAAATCTTTTCATTTTAGTAGTTGTTAAATGTGAGAGATCTCTTCACAAACCCACATATCTGATCTTTTGCCATCTGGCATTAACTGACTTAGCATTTGGGACTGTTACTTTACCAAAGATTATATCAAAATATTGGTTCAATGACagcatcatttcattttatggTTGCTTtgtacaaatatattttgttcATTCTTTAGGGGCTGTTCATTCTTTCATTCTGATGGTGATGGCTCTTGATCGTTTAATTGCAGTTTGTGCTCCGCTGCGTTACACAGTTCTTTTTACAAACACCATAGTTTCTGTGCTGTGTGGAATATCATGGATTCTGCCAATGTCATGGATGGTGGGGTTAGTTTTAGATGCTGCTAATTTGCCTTTCTGTAATTCAAACATAATTGTACAGTGCAACTGTGAACTTATAGCAACTATATCTCTTGCATGTGCAAATGTACAAGCAGTTTGGGCAGTTGCATTTGGACTTGCCATGTTTAGTTTGTTGCTGCCTCTGGGTTTTGTTATCATGTCCTATTTTATCATCATTGTTGTTGTTACGCGTATATCCAGCTCTGACGGCCGCATAAGGACTCTGTCTACCTGTACACCACAGCTGCTCATCACATTTCTGTATTATATGCCAAGATGCTTCATGTACATGGCAAATGATGCTGGTTTGCCTATTAATCCTCCTCTTcgcattgttgttgttatgctgTATAGTCACTTACCCCCTGCTGTCAACCCAATGATATACTGTTTAAAAACCAAGGGTATGAAAGACAATCTGAGAAAGAAAACTTTTATTAGGAAATTTTATATCAgcacaaaaaaatcaatgaaatacaatatttaa